From the Thermodesulfovibrionales bacterium genome, the window GCGTATTGTATCGCATCGCTTGTGCAGCGGGTATTCGTCACGAGCCAGCCCTGACTCATCATCGTGGCCTGCCGCTTCAGTTCGTACGCCTTGTTAATGTCCGCAAACCGTGAATGGACATAGAGCGCTATCTTGACGTCCGTCGGCTTCCCCCCTTCGTTGTGATACTTGCACTCTATCATGAAATGCTCGTCATCCTTGTGTGCGACGACGTCGACTTCATGAGTGACGCAGTATCCCTCGATAAACTTGTCCAGTTCCACGGCATATCCGTAGGCCTTCAGCACCCTCGCAAAGTATTTCTCGAAGGGATAGCCGGACGGTCCGAGCGCGAAGATAGCCCTTTTGAGGGAATATCTCATGCCGGAGACGTGGTTCTGCTGTTTCAACAATCTCTTCGCAAGCTTGAAGATGTGCCGTGTGTGGGACGACGGACCGATCTCGTTCTCTACCCTCTCCGCTATCGCAAAGGCAGCATCAGACGATGCCCCTGAACGGATAAGGGAATCGGCAAGCTTTCTGACGTCGAATGCCTCGTCCCTACCCGATGATTTTGTTACGGTCTTAGCCACAATGAAGTCCTATGCCCCTCTCTCCTTTGCTGACATGCCATTCCGCCCTTACTGTGGCATCGCGGTTCGACTAACCCCCCGTGGCAGACTCTATCCAGGCCTCTAACTGCAGCTTCGGTAAGGCTCCATAGAGTTCATCCACCTTTTTGCCGTTCTTGTAGACGAGAAATAC encodes:
- a CDS encoding restriction endonuclease — translated: MAKTVTKSSGRDEAFDVRKLADSLIRSGASSDAAFAIAERVENEIGPSSHTRHIFKLAKRLLKQQNHVSGMRYSLKRAIFALGPSGYPFEKYFARVLKAYGYAVELDKFIEGYCVTHEVDVVAHKDDEHFMIECKYHNEGGKPTDVKIALYVHSRFADINKAYELKRQATMMSQGWLVTNTRCTSDAIQYASCVGLKIVSWRYPEKESLETMIEEKRLYPVTILPSARKDALEVLFRNDIILVKDIADTDEELFIGRSGLDRTAAKLLKQEADRLCPCL